The Puntigrus tetrazona isolate hp1 chromosome 3, ASM1883169v1, whole genome shotgun sequence genome contains a region encoding:
- the fbxw9 gene encoding LOW QUALITY PROTEIN: F-box/WD repeat-containing protein 9 (The sequence of the model RefSeq protein was modified relative to this genomic sequence to represent the inferred CDS: inserted 3 bases in 3 codons; deleted 1 base in 1 codon) gives MSRTSVALEDEEKQQRCPADAGPPDFIPDTPHFLPERLNLEASVSAMETSPSPSSNGTNLLSLPWEIVTQIASHLPAQCVISVLPQVCQTLGKLXEDRLAWQLRAQNXGPKASFPAGPKEDFDWSKACLEMEQLIGCWTGHENHAETQDEAAVGVNSENLVEMQLDVEVNAAARAGEDDVRVQSQSASDGPHLTESSGTSSPLEHIVLPSGHIADVNCVLLLGGEEALCASGSRDRNVNLWDLREGPRGKLMHTLAGRGTISTHRGWVWCLASSGPLLAPGSLDSTVRLWDLEAGGAERGLIQCKAAVLCLSCERDTVLAGSHDQKLSIFDTRAADPLVKSLRLHGDAVLCLASDDQYILSGSKDHTVALFDRRAGKLLQKVQLSSYLLSLSCSGREVWAXDNRGLAHTFSLHGSSLAPVSQFNIHRSLVTGVHYSTGALYTCSSDRTIKVHLPCAPPKTLCTLHHQAGVNGYLSVEGGTLAIASGDMNVEVWRPEMLRV, from the exons ATGTCGAGAACAAGCGTCGCTCTGGAGGATGAGGAGAAGCAGCAGAGATGCCCTGCTGATGCCGGTCCACCCGATTTCATCCCAGACACCCCACACTTCTTACCCGAGAG ATTGAATTTGGAAGCATCCGTCAGCGCTATGGAGACAAGCCCCTCCCCTTCCAGCAACGGAACCAACCTCCTGTCGTTGCCGTGGGAGATAGTTACCCAGATAGCCTCACATCTCCCAGCACAGTGTGTCATCAGTGTGCTGCCACAG GTATGTCAGACCCTGGGAAAGC ATGAGGATCGCTTGGCGTGGCAGCTTCGGGCTCAAA TCGGGCCCAAAGCATCTTTCCCAGCCGGGCCGAAGGAGGATTTCGACTGGTCCAAGGCATGTTTGGAAATGGAgcagctgattggctgctggACGGGGCACGAGAATCATGCGGAGACACAGGACGAGGCAGCTGTCGGGGTGAACAGCGAAAACTTGGTGGAGATGCAGCTGGATGTCGAGGTAAACGCTGCAGCGCGGGCGGGAGAAGACGACGTACGAGTTCAGTCCCAGAGTGCCTCTGACGGTCCCCATCTGACCGAGTCATCCGGCACTTCTTCACCCCTGGAGCACATCGTCCTTCCCTCCGGCCACATTGCAGATGTGAATTGCGTCCTCCTGTTGGGCGGAGAAGAGGCGCTGTGTGCCTCCGGCTCGAGGGACCGAAACGTGAACCTGTGGGACCTCCGAGAGGGCCCCAGAGGCAAGCTGATGCACACTCTTGCGGGGCGCGGGACCATTAGCACCCACCGGGGCTGGGTGTGGTGCCTGGCGTCCAGCGGACCTCTGCTGGCGCCTGGCTCT CTTGACAGCACCGTCAGGCTCTGGGATCTGGAAGCCGGAGGAGCAGAGCGGGGACTCATCCAGTGCAAAGCTGCTGTATTGTGTCTGTCCTGCGAGAGGGACACGGTGCTGGCTGGGTCACATGACCAGAAATTAAGCATCTTTGACACCCGAG CCGCAGACCCATTGGTCAAGAGTCTCCGTCTTCACGGTGATGCTGTGTTGTGCCTGGCGTCTGATGACCAGTACATCCTGTCCGGCAGTAAAGACCATACCGTGGCTCTGTTCGACCGCAGGGCGGGAAAACTCCTGCAGAAAGTCCAG CTGAGCTCGTACCTGCTGTCTCTGTCCTGCAGCGGCCGGGAGGTGTGGG GGGATAACCGTGGACTCGCGCACACCTTCTCCCTGCACGGCAGCTCCCTGGCGCCCGTGTCCCAGTTCAACATCCACCGCTCACTGGTCACCGGCGTTCACTACTCTACTGGAGCTCTCTACACGTGCTCCTCCGACCGCACCATCAAG GTCCACCTTCCGTGTGCTCCACCCAAGACCCTGTGTACCCTTCACCATCAGGCAGGAGTTAACGGGTAC TTAAGTGTTGAAGGAGGAACGCTGGCCATCGCCTCCGGTGACATGAACGTGGAAGTCTGGAGGCCCGAGATGCTGAGGGTCTGA
- the gng14 gene encoding GGL domain-containing protein isoform X2: protein MDVYCSNNVLQARRAVEQLRLETELQRIKISAAAEQLVQYCQEHRRADPLLTGINASSNPFKDKKTCVLL from the exons ATGGACGTGTACTGCAGTAATAACGTTCTTCAGGCCAGGAGAGCCGTGGAGCAGCTCAGACTAGAGACAGAGCTGCAGAGAATCAAG ATTTCGGCTGCCGCGGAGCAGCTTGTTCAGTACTGTCAGGAGCACAGGAGAGCCGACCCGCTGCTGACCGGGATCAACGCCTCCTCCAACCCCTTCAAAGACAAGAAGACCTGTGTGCTGCTCTGA